One stretch of Mus pahari chromosome 15, PAHARI_EIJ_v1.1, whole genome shotgun sequence DNA includes these proteins:
- the Nars gene encoding asparagine--tRNA ligase, cytoplasmic isoform X1 produces MSSEVVRGTAEMVLAELYVSDREGNDATGDGTKEKPFKTGLKALMTVGKEPFPTIYVDSQKENERWDVISKSQMKNIKKMWHREQMKNDSREKKEAEDNLRREKNLEEAKKIIIKNDPSLPEPACVKISALEGYRGQRVKVFGWVHRLRRQGKNLMFLVLRDGTGYLQCVLSDDLCQCYNGVVLSTESSVAVYGTLNLTPKGKQAPGGHELSCDFWELVGLAPAGGADNLINEESDVDVQLNNRHMMIRGENMSKILKARSMITRCFRDHFFDRGYCEVTTPTLVQTQVEGGATLFKLDYFGEEAFLTQSSQLYLETCLPALGDVFCIAQSYRAEQSRTRRHLAEFTHVEAECPFLTFEDLLNRLEDLVCDVVDRVLKSPVASIVYELNPNFKPPKRPFRRMNYSDAIEWLKEHDVKKEDGTFYEFGDDIPEAPERLMTDTINEPILLCRFPVEIKSFYMQRCPEDPRLTESVDVLMPNVGEIVGGSMRSWDSEEILEGYKREGIDPAPYYWYTDQRKYGTCPHGGYGLGLERFLSWILNRYHIRDVCLYPRFLQRCRP; encoded by the exons ATGTCCTCGGAGGTGGTCAgggggactgcagagatggttctAG CAGAGCTCTATGTCTCTGACCGAGAAGGAAATGACGCAACAGGGGATGGAACCAAGGAGAAACCATTTAAAACAGGCCTAAAG GCTTTGATGACAGTTGGAAAAGAGCCATTTCCCACCATTTATGTGGATTCACAAAAGGAAAATGAG aGGTGGGATGTTATTTCTAAGTCACAGATGAAGAACATTAAAAAGATGTGGCACAGAGAACAGATGAAAAACGATTCTCGGGAGAAGAAAGAG gcagAAGATAACTTACGAAGAGAAAAGAACCTGGAGGAAGCcaaaaaaattatcattaaaaatgACCCGAGCCTGCCAGAGCCGgcctgt GTAAAGATTAGTGCATTAGAAggatacagaggccagagagtgaAGGTGTTTGGCTGGGTCCACAGGTTACGCAGGCAAG GAAAGAATTTGATGTTTTTGGTGTTGCGGGACGGTACGGGTTATCTTCAGTGTGTCCTATCGGATGACTTG TGTCAGTGTTACAATGGAGTAGTCCTGTCCACCGAGAGTAGTGTGGCGGTATACGGAACACTAAATCTAACTCCAAAGGGCAAACAG GCTCCAGGAGGCCATGAGCTGAGCTGTGACTTCTGGGAACTGGTGGGGCTTGCCCCAGCTGGAGGAGCTGATAACCTGATCAACGAGGAATCTGATGTGGATGTCCAGCTCAACAACCGGCACATGATGATCCGGGGAGAGAACATGTCCAAAATCCTGAAAGCACGGTCCATGATCACCAGGTGTTTTAGGGACCACTTCTTCGACAGGGGGTACTGTGAA GTTACCACTCCAACACTGGTGCAGACGCAGGTGGAAGGTGGGGCCACACTCTTCAAGCTTGACTATTTCGGGGAAGAAGCGTTTTTGACCCAGTCCTCACAGTTGTACCTGGAGAcctgccttccagccctgggAGATGTTTTTTGTATAGCCCAGTCATACAGGGCCGAACAGTCCAGGACACGAAGGCACCTGGCTGA GTTCACTCACGTGGAAGCTGAGTGTCCTTTCCTGACCTTCGAGGACCTGCTGAACCGTTTAGAGGACCTAGTGTGTGACGTGGTGGACAGAGTCTTGAAGTCACCAGTGGCGAGCATAGTGTATGAGCTCAACCCG AACTTTAAACCCCCCAAGCGGCCTTTCCGCCGGATGAACTATTCGGATGCTATTGAGTGGCTGAAGGAGCATGATGTAAAGAAAGAAGACGGGACGTTTTACGAGTTTGGAGAT GATATTCCCGAAGCGCCTGAGAGACTGATGACAGACACCATTAATGAACCAATCCTGCTGTGTCGATTTCCTGTGGAGATCAAGTCCTTCTATATGCAGCGCTGTCCTGAGGATCCTCGACTTACTGAATCT GTGGACGTGTTGATGCCCAACGTTGGTGAGATTGTAGGAGGCTCGATGCGCTCCTGGGACAGTGAGGAGATTCTCGAAGGCTATAAGAGGGAAGGGATTGACCCTGCTCCGTATTACTGGTATACAGATCAG agaaaatatggtacatgtCCTCATGGAGGGTATGGCCTGGGCTTGGAACGATTCCTTAGCTGGATTCTGAACAGGTATCACATCCGAGATGTGTGCTTATACCCTCGATTCCTCCAGCGCTGCAGGCCGTGA
- the Nars gene encoding asparagine--tRNA ligase, cytoplasmic isoform X2 has protein sequence MSSEVVRGTAEMVLELYVSDREGNDATGDGTKEKPFKTGLKALMTVGKEPFPTIYVDSQKENERWDVISKSQMKNIKKMWHREQMKNDSREKKEAEDNLRREKNLEEAKKIIIKNDPSLPEPACVKISALEGYRGQRVKVFGWVHRLRRQGKNLMFLVLRDGTGYLQCVLSDDLCQCYNGVVLSTESSVAVYGTLNLTPKGKQAPGGHELSCDFWELVGLAPAGGADNLINEESDVDVQLNNRHMMIRGENMSKILKARSMITRCFRDHFFDRGYCEVTTPTLVQTQVEGGATLFKLDYFGEEAFLTQSSQLYLETCLPALGDVFCIAQSYRAEQSRTRRHLAEFTHVEAECPFLTFEDLLNRLEDLVCDVVDRVLKSPVASIVYELNPNFKPPKRPFRRMNYSDAIEWLKEHDVKKEDGTFYEFGDDIPEAPERLMTDTINEPILLCRFPVEIKSFYMQRCPEDPRLTESVDVLMPNVGEIVGGSMRSWDSEEILEGYKREGIDPAPYYWYTDQRKYGTCPHGGYGLGLERFLSWILNRYHIRDVCLYPRFLQRCRP, from the exons ATGTCCTCGGAGGTGGTCAgggggactgcagagatggttctAG AGCTCTATGTCTCTGACCGAGAAGGAAATGACGCAACAGGGGATGGAACCAAGGAGAAACCATTTAAAACAGGCCTAAAG GCTTTGATGACAGTTGGAAAAGAGCCATTTCCCACCATTTATGTGGATTCACAAAAGGAAAATGAG aGGTGGGATGTTATTTCTAAGTCACAGATGAAGAACATTAAAAAGATGTGGCACAGAGAACAGATGAAAAACGATTCTCGGGAGAAGAAAGAG gcagAAGATAACTTACGAAGAGAAAAGAACCTGGAGGAAGCcaaaaaaattatcattaaaaatgACCCGAGCCTGCCAGAGCCGgcctgt GTAAAGATTAGTGCATTAGAAggatacagaggccagagagtgaAGGTGTTTGGCTGGGTCCACAGGTTACGCAGGCAAG GAAAGAATTTGATGTTTTTGGTGTTGCGGGACGGTACGGGTTATCTTCAGTGTGTCCTATCGGATGACTTG TGTCAGTGTTACAATGGAGTAGTCCTGTCCACCGAGAGTAGTGTGGCGGTATACGGAACACTAAATCTAACTCCAAAGGGCAAACAG GCTCCAGGAGGCCATGAGCTGAGCTGTGACTTCTGGGAACTGGTGGGGCTTGCCCCAGCTGGAGGAGCTGATAACCTGATCAACGAGGAATCTGATGTGGATGTCCAGCTCAACAACCGGCACATGATGATCCGGGGAGAGAACATGTCCAAAATCCTGAAAGCACGGTCCATGATCACCAGGTGTTTTAGGGACCACTTCTTCGACAGGGGGTACTGTGAA GTTACCACTCCAACACTGGTGCAGACGCAGGTGGAAGGTGGGGCCACACTCTTCAAGCTTGACTATTTCGGGGAAGAAGCGTTTTTGACCCAGTCCTCACAGTTGTACCTGGAGAcctgccttccagccctgggAGATGTTTTTTGTATAGCCCAGTCATACAGGGCCGAACAGTCCAGGACACGAAGGCACCTGGCTGA GTTCACTCACGTGGAAGCTGAGTGTCCTTTCCTGACCTTCGAGGACCTGCTGAACCGTTTAGAGGACCTAGTGTGTGACGTGGTGGACAGAGTCTTGAAGTCACCAGTGGCGAGCATAGTGTATGAGCTCAACCCG AACTTTAAACCCCCCAAGCGGCCTTTCCGCCGGATGAACTATTCGGATGCTATTGAGTGGCTGAAGGAGCATGATGTAAAGAAAGAAGACGGGACGTTTTACGAGTTTGGAGAT GATATTCCCGAAGCGCCTGAGAGACTGATGACAGACACCATTAATGAACCAATCCTGCTGTGTCGATTTCCTGTGGAGATCAAGTCCTTCTATATGCAGCGCTGTCCTGAGGATCCTCGACTTACTGAATCT GTGGACGTGTTGATGCCCAACGTTGGTGAGATTGTAGGAGGCTCGATGCGCTCCTGGGACAGTGAGGAGATTCTCGAAGGCTATAAGAGGGAAGGGATTGACCCTGCTCCGTATTACTGGTATACAGATCAG agaaaatatggtacatgtCCTCATGGAGGGTATGGCCTGGGCTTGGAACGATTCCTTAGCTGGATTCTGAACAGGTATCACATCCGAGATGTGTGCTTATACCCTCGATTCCTCCAGCGCTGCAGGCCGTGA